Proteins from a single region of Chryseobacterium sp. T16E-39:
- a CDS encoding helix-turn-helix domain-containing protein: MNNHFFDIIEHTNRSVFLTGKAGTGKTTFLNDFVKRTKKKHIVIAPTGIAAINAGGVTIHSMFGLPLRTFLPTTERIDGSLANNIADLMNHFKYRKDKLKLLREIEIIIIDEVSMLRADVLDMMDFSLRFVRRNNQRFGGVQMLFIGDLYQLPPVVRDEHILKQYYQSPFFFDSLAIKEIPLITIELTKVYRQSDEEFLEILNAIRDGDVAHIDFDHLNERYDPDFQTGQDSYVYLCSHNKMADEINQEKLAEIKVDPSTYEAKLFGEFKENQFPNEQFLELKIGAQVMFIRNDISPEKKYFNGKLGEIIGLDENEIRVVLEGSEREIAVKREVWEQKKYFLDTDKNIKEEVLGSFEQFPIKLAWAVTIHKSQGLTFDKVIIDAGKSFTAGQVYVALSRCRTLEGIILKSKITPEVIFKDTRILQFQGDTFANDHVEDILNKEKYDYSIKKVLRTLDSLWFLKEVEDWNKLSITTKSIDHVKTNQLYLQLKHEIVQLGKIFGKLERVLTQKIELFIDKKEEWSEIESKAKGAVNFFFTEIRDKVFNPLKEFYAEIKGVKGLKQYNEDFKNWLEDIEEYLNSLKDVYLLETKLLDEKNDKEVNLKIAKVPSQVLTFQLFEQGKTIAEISLERGLVKETVIGHLAKFAEQGLLDISRVITSDKIKAFETEFYKNPHETLSEWKSALPNDFEFNEIRILINHYNYKKEKNS; the protein is encoded by the coding sequence ATGAACAATCATTTTTTTGACATAATAGAACATACCAACAGAAGTGTTTTCCTTACAGGAAAGGCAGGGACCGGTAAAACAACTTTTCTTAATGACTTTGTAAAAAGAACAAAGAAAAAACATATTGTAATAGCGCCTACTGGGATCGCAGCGATTAATGCAGGCGGGGTGACTATTCACTCTATGTTTGGTTTGCCATTACGGACTTTTTTACCAACTACAGAGAGGATTGATGGAAGCTTAGCAAATAATATTGCTGATCTGATGAATCATTTTAAATATCGAAAAGATAAGCTTAAACTTCTACGGGAAATAGAGATCATCATCATTGATGAGGTTTCTATGTTGAGAGCTGATGTTTTAGATATGATGGATTTTTCTTTAAGATTTGTCAGACGGAACAATCAAAGATTCGGAGGTGTTCAGATGTTGTTCATTGGCGATTTGTATCAGCTTCCGCCAGTGGTGAGAGATGAGCATATTTTAAAACAGTATTATCAGTCTCCTTTCTTTTTTGATAGTCTTGCTATTAAAGAGATTCCTCTGATTACTATTGAACTAACGAAGGTGTACCGTCAGTCTGATGAAGAATTTTTGGAAATTTTAAATGCCATTAGGGATGGTGATGTTGCTCATATTGATTTTGACCATCTTAATGAAAGGTACGATCCTGATTTTCAAACAGGACAGGACTCCTATGTATATCTGTGCTCCCATAATAAAATGGCCGATGAGATCAATCAGGAGAAGTTAGCAGAAATAAAAGTGGATCCGAGTACTTATGAGGCTAAGCTTTTTGGGGAGTTTAAAGAAAATCAGTTTCCGAATGAGCAATTCCTCGAATTGAAGATTGGGGCTCAGGTTATGTTTATCCGGAATGATATTTCGCCGGAAAAAAAATATTTCAACGGAAAGCTTGGGGAAATTATTGGGCTTGATGAAAATGAAATCCGGGTTGTCTTAGAAGGAAGTGAAAGAGAGATTGCAGTAAAAAGAGAGGTCTGGGAACAGAAGAAATACTTTCTGGACACAGATAAAAATATTAAAGAGGAGGTTTTAGGAAGTTTTGAACAGTTTCCCATCAAACTCGCATGGGCCGTAACCATTCATAAAAGTCAGGGGCTCACTTTTGATAAGGTAATTATCGACGCTGGAAAAAGTTTTACGGCAGGACAGGTGTATGTTGCGTTGTCCCGTTGCAGAACCCTTGAAGGAATCATTTTGAAATCGAAAATTACTCCCGAAGTTATTTTTAAAGACACCCGGATATTACAGTTTCAGGGTGATACTTTTGCCAATGATCATGTTGAAGATATTTTAAATAAGGAAAAATATGATTATAGTATTAAAAAAGTACTTCGCACCCTTGACAGTCTTTGGTTCCTGAAAGAAGTTGAAGACTGGAATAAACTATCCATTACTACAAAAAGTATTGATCATGTAAAAACCAATCAACTGTATCTTCAGTTGAAACATGAGATTGTACAGCTTGGAAAGATTTTTGGGAAATTAGAAAGGGTGTTAACTCAGAAGATTGAACTTTTTATAGATAAAAAAGAAGAATGGTCTGAGATTGAAAGTAAAGCAAAAGGAGCGGTTAATTTCTTTTTTACTGAGATAAGGGATAAGGTCTTTAATCCCCTGAAAGAGTTTTATGCAGAAATAAAAGGTGTGAAGGGTCTCAAGCAATATAACGAAGACTTTAAAAACTGGCTGGAAGATATTGAAGAATATTTAAATAGCTTAAAGGATGTTTATTTGTTGGAAACTAAGCTTTTAGATGAAAAAAATGATAAGGAAGTTAATTTGAAAATTGCAAAAGTTCCATCCCAGGTTTTAACATTCCAACTGTTCGAGCAAGGAAAAACAATTGCTGAAATTTCTTTAGAAAGAGGCTTGGTAAAAGAAACTGTAATTGGTCACCTGGCAAAATTTGCGGAACAGGGGTTATTGGATATTTCAAGAGTGATTACTTCAGATAAGATCAAAGCTTTTGAAACAGAGTTTTATAAAAATCCCCATGAAACATTGTCAGAGTGGAAGAGTGCGCTTCCGAATGATTTTGAGTTTAATGAGATTAGAATTTTGATTAATCACTATAATTATAAAAAGGAAAAGAATTCATAG
- a CDS encoding gamma carbonic anhydrase family protein: protein MALIKELLGKAPQIGENTFLAETATIIGDVTMGKECSVWYNAVIRGDVNYIKMGDKVNVQDNVMLHCTYEKYPLVIGNNVSIGHNAIVHGCTVQDNVLIGMGAIVMDDCLVEENSIIGAGSVVTQGTHIKSGEVWGGVPARKIKDISSQLLEGEVNRIADNYVKYSSWYKD, encoded by the coding sequence ATGGCACTTATAAAAGAACTTTTGGGCAAAGCACCACAAATCGGAGAGAATACATTTCTGGCTGAAACAGCGACAATCATTGGAGATGTTACTATGGGAAAAGAATGCAGCGTTTGGTATAATGCAGTAATCAGAGGTGATGTGAATTATATCAAAATGGGTGACAAGGTAAATGTACAGGATAACGTCATGTTGCATTGTACTTATGAAAAATATCCTCTGGTCATTGGGAATAATGTTTCAATTGGTCATAATGCTATTGTTCATGGATGTACTGTTCAGGATAATGTTTTGATTGGGATGGGAGCAATCGTTATGGACGATTGTCTTGTGGAAGAAAATTCGATCATTGGAGCAGGCTCGGTAGTTACTCAGGGAACTCATATCAAATCGGGCGAAGTTTGGGGTGGAGTGCCAGCCAGAAAAATCAAAGATATCTCATCTCAACTCCTTGAAGGAGAGGTAAACAGGATTGCAGATAATTATGTGAAATATTCATCCTGGTATAAAGATTAA
- a CDS encoding NifU family protein: MRKILIEPTENPKVMKFVADYNLIPGSLELDRSSDISEIPLAQELFNYPFVERIFITANFVAVAKQDTIEWEHVAESLKNVIEDELLANPRIYLQKKKEMYQIYAEMTPNPNVMKFVSSKLLLEGFVEVKSRTEADGVPLAEAIFKEFDFAKEVFISDNFVAVTRDHSVEWHQVMMAVRGLIAEYLQNGGEISNIEAQKHENPVEKIINRDYTDDEQKISDILNEYVAPAVENDGGKISLMEYDEANKTAKMLLQGACSGCPSSTATLKNGIENILKQFVPDLVERVEAVNG; the protein is encoded by the coding sequence ATGCGTAAGATACTTATAGAGCCAACAGAAAACCCAAAAGTGATGAAATTTGTTGCTGATTACAATTTGATTCCAGGGTCTCTTGAATTGGATAGAAGTTCAGATATTTCAGAAATTCCTCTTGCCCAGGAACTTTTCAATTATCCTTTTGTAGAAAGAATTTTCATTACAGCTAATTTTGTAGCTGTTGCAAAACAAGATACGATAGAATGGGAACATGTTGCTGAAAGTCTGAAAAATGTAATTGAAGATGAATTACTGGCTAATCCTAGAATCTATCTTCAGAAGAAAAAGGAAATGTATCAGATCTATGCAGAGATGACTCCAAATCCTAATGTGATGAAATTCGTTTCCAGTAAATTATTATTGGAAGGATTCGTAGAAGTAAAATCAAGAACTGAAGCTGATGGAGTTCCTTTGGCAGAAGCTATTTTTAAAGAATTTGATTTTGCAAAAGAAGTTTTTATTTCTGATAACTTCGTAGCTGTAACAAGAGATCACTCTGTAGAATGGCATCAGGTAATGATGGCTGTCCGAGGGCTTATCGCTGAATACCTTCAAAACGGAGGCGAGATTTCAAATATAGAGGCTCAAAAGCATGAAAATCCTGTTGAAAAAATAATCAACAGAGATTATACTGATGACGAGCAAAAAATTTCTGATATATTAAATGAATATGTAGCTCCCGCAGTAGAAAATGACGGAGGGAAAATTTCATTAATGGAATATGATGAAGCTAATAAAACGGCAAAAATGCTTTTACAGGGAGCTTGTTCAGGATGCCCTAGCTCTACGGCTACTTTAAAAAACGGGATCGAAAATATTTTAAAACAATTTGTTCCTGATCTTGTAGAAAGAGTGGAAGCTGTAAACGGGTAA
- the hemH gene encoding ferrochelatase — MKGILLVNLGSPRSTSVKDVKEYLDEFLMDEKVIDYRWIFRALLVRGIILNTRPAKSAEAYKTVWTDEGSPLVVITEKIQKKLQKLVDVPVEIGMRYAQPSIEAGIQKLVDQGVSEIVLFPLYPQYAMSTTETVIEKAEEVRKKLFPTIKINYIQPFYDREIYINCLAESIKEKLPENFDALQFSYHGVPERHIYKTDPSNTCKIDDANCINSKIEAHNARCYRHQCYKTTESVIAKMGLPKEKTIVSFQSRLGKDKWIEPYTDETLETIPKKGVKNLAVVCPAFVSDCLETLEEISVEGKEQFLHGGGENFHYIPCLNDEDRWIEVVKTLCEEKLNEFYLV; from the coding sequence ATGAAGGGAATTCTATTAGTGAATCTTGGCTCACCAAGATCTACGAGTGTAAAAGATGTAAAAGAATATCTTGATGAATTTTTAATGGACGAAAAAGTTATTGATTATCGTTGGATTTTCAGGGCACTTTTGGTTCGTGGCATCATCCTCAATACAAGACCTGCAAAATCTGCGGAAGCTTATAAAACAGTTTGGACAGACGAAGGTTCACCATTGGTGGTGATCACAGAGAAAATTCAGAAAAAACTTCAAAAACTGGTAGATGTTCCGGTAGAAATCGGTATGCGATATGCCCAGCCCAGCATTGAGGCAGGTATCCAGAAATTAGTTGATCAGGGAGTTTCTGAAATCGTTCTTTTCCCATTGTATCCTCAATATGCTATGAGCACAACGGAAACAGTGATTGAAAAAGCGGAAGAAGTAAGAAAGAAATTATTTCCGACTATAAAAATTAACTATATACAGCCTTTTTACGATAGAGAGATCTATATCAATTGTCTGGCAGAAAGTATTAAAGAAAAACTTCCGGAGAATTTCGATGCTTTACAATTCTCGTATCACGGTGTTCCTGAAAGACACATTTATAAAACGGATCCTTCGAATACTTGTAAAATTGATGATGCTAACTGCATCAATAGCAAAATTGAGGCTCACAATGCCCGATGCTATAGACATCAATGTTATAAGACTACTGAATCTGTCATTGCAAAAATGGGACTGCCTAAAGAAAAAACCATTGTTTCATTCCAGTCCAGACTAGGAAAAGATAAATGGATCGAGCCCTATACCGACGAAACACTGGAAACGATCCCTAAAAAGGGAGTTAAAAACCTGGCTGTTGTCTGCCCGGCATTCGTTTCTGATTGTCTTGAAACATTAGAGGAGATCTCCGTAGAAGGGAAAGAACAGTTTTTACATGGAGGTGGAGAAAACTTCCATTATATTCCTTGTTTAAATGACGAAGATCGATGGATAGAAGTAGTAAAAACGCTATGTGAAGAAAAATTGAATGAGTTTTATCTTGTATAA
- a CDS encoding M4 family metallopeptidase codes for MTSKTANLAYQRESGALNEGFSDVFGNSIELWARPTQASWKLGEDFNYPIRDMSNPNAYKQPDTYKGTYWKDASSSCTPQGNPNLPGYNDYCGVHTNSGVLNFWYYLLVSGGSGTNDNSFAYNVSGIGLDKAGAIAYRTLTSYLTSSSTYANARTSSLQAAADLYGTGSNEVTQVTNAWNAVGVGGGTSSAGRVATESNTSLYTISPNPATDRFTVLFEGKAGKGVVEVVSLTGKREISEKVELTDGMNKLGLQLPSTMLPGVYVVVVNGQKAGNLIKK; via the coding sequence ATGACTTCTAAAACAGCCAATCTTGCTTATCAAAGAGAATCAGGTGCATTAAATGAGGGTTTCTCTGATGTGTTCGGAAATTCAATAGAACTTTGGGCAAGACCTACTCAGGCAAGTTGGAAATTAGGGGAGGACTTTAATTATCCGATAAGAGATATGTCAAACCCTAATGCCTATAAGCAGCCTGATACTTATAAAGGAACTTATTGGAAGGATGCCAGCAGTTCTTGTACTCCTCAGGGAAATCCTAATCTACCTGGATATAATGATTATTGTGGAGTTCATACCAATTCGGGCGTTCTTAATTTTTGGTATTACCTATTAGTATCCGGAGGTTCTGGTACTAATGATAACAGCTTTGCTTATAATGTTTCAGGAATAGGATTGGATAAGGCCGGAGCTATTGCTTACAGAACATTAACTTCTTATTTAACTTCCTCATCTACTTATGCGAATGCAAGAACTTCTTCTTTGCAGGCAGCAGCAGATTTATACGGTACAGGAAGTAATGAAGTAACTCAGGTAACTAACGCATGGAATGCAGTAGGAGTTGGAGGAGGTACCTCTTCCGCTGGTCGTGTAGCTACAGAATCAAATACATCTCTTTATACTATCAGTCCAAACCCGGCAACTGACAGATTTACTGTACTATTTGAAGGGAAGGCAGGAAAAGGTGTGGTAGAGGTTGTAAGCTTAACAGGTAAGAGAGAGATTTCTGAAAAAGTAGAGCTTACTGATGGGATGAATAAACTTGGTTTACAGCTTCCATCTACAATGCTTCCTGGAGTATATGTAGTTGTCGTGAATGGCCAAAAAGCAGGAAATTTAATTAAAAAATAA
- a CDS encoding type IX secretion system plug protein domain-containing protein, which yields MKTLRILLLSLGGLVFGQNIQSIQLFNPQTNDETPVINFNQTLVLSFDDLTNSSEIYRYTIKHYDRNWNDDNLFFTEIANGSLNALLDKFEYSFNTLQAYTHYKLVFPNEKIQPKISGNFELIVYKDSADKPLFKKRFYVVEDNISLALNVSRIADKNPNINQRVEVQALAKGNDLSSNVNSMSLNVMQNNNMNVAVNNLKPSSTLGNQLLFQQMSLTFPGNNEFYYFDNKNMNMAADMVRATEIKDGVNQTYLHPVWAFPLNYQYQPDVNGAYYFRRNDMGIERNAEREGDYSWVYFSLDSDPVDKEIYVLGGFNNFKPSKENQMQYDAATKKYVARIFLKQGFYNYILATKEGNGSLNFGEINGNFWQTENLYQAFLYYTPFGRNYDGLMGYGEFRTPIGK from the coding sequence ATGAAAACTTTGCGAATACTTTTACTTTCTTTAGGTGGATTGGTGTTTGGACAGAACATCCAAAGCATACAGTTGTTCAATCCTCAGACCAATGATGAAACTCCGGTTATCAATTTCAACCAGACTCTGGTTCTCAGTTTTGATGATCTTACGAATTCCAGTGAAATTTACAGATATACGATAAAACACTATGATCGTAATTGGAATGATGATAATCTTTTCTTCACAGAAATTGCGAACGGGAGCTTAAATGCGTTATTAGATAAATTTGAGTATTCATTCAATACACTGCAGGCTTATACTCATTATAAACTTGTATTTCCTAATGAAAAAATACAGCCCAAGATCTCTGGGAATTTTGAATTGATTGTCTATAAAGATTCTGCAGACAAACCTCTGTTCAAAAAAAGATTTTATGTAGTTGAAGATAATATTTCTTTGGCTCTAAATGTATCCAGAATTGCTGATAAAAATCCAAATATCAATCAAAGGGTAGAGGTGCAGGCTTTAGCTAAAGGAAATGATCTGTCATCAAATGTCAATTCAATGAGTTTGAATGTGATGCAGAATAACAATATGAATGTGGCTGTTAATAATTTAAAACCAAGCTCTACACTGGGAAATCAATTGCTTTTTCAACAGATGAGTCTGACTTTCCCGGGAAATAATGAATTTTATTATTTCGATAATAAGAATATGAATATGGCCGCAGATATGGTTCGTGCTACGGAAATAAAAGATGGCGTAAATCAGACCTATTTGCATCCTGTCTGGGCATTTCCATTGAATTATCAGTACCAACCGGACGTTAACGGAGCTTACTACTTCAGAAGAAATGATATGGGGATAGAAAGAAATGCCGAAAGAGAAGGAGATTATTCGTGGGTATACTTCTCTTTAGATTCAGATCCTGTGGATAAAGAAATTTATGTATTGGGTGGATTTAATAATTTCAAGCCCAGCAAAGAAAACCAGATGCAATATGATGCTGCCACTAAAAAATATGTTGCCAGGATATTTTTAAAGCAGGGTTTTTATAATTACATTCTTGCTACAAAAGAAGGAAACGGTTCGTTGAATTTTGGTGAAATAAACGGAAATTTCTGGCAAACGGAAAATTTATATCAGGCATTCTTATATTATACTCCTTTTGGAAGAAACTATGACGGTCTGATGGGATATGGAGAATTCAGAACTCCTATCGGAAAATAG
- a CDS encoding MBL fold metallo-hydrolase: MLKIQAFVFNFASENTYILYNENKNAWLIDPGNMNEQETNLINNFIKDNELKIQKILLTHAHIDHVFGLQWAYDTFKLPVNMHKDDQEVLDMLQMSGMRFGINVDPVKVEVEYINEGDELDFDGEKFKIYHVPGHSPGSIIFHNEKQKFMISGDVLFEGSIGRTDLYKGNYDQLINGIKTKLFVLDDETQVFSGHGNPTSIGFEKQYNPFLR, translated from the coding sequence ATGCTTAAGATTCAAGCTTTTGTATTCAATTTTGCGAGCGAAAATACTTACATTCTTTATAACGAAAATAAAAATGCCTGGTTAATTGATCCGGGAAATATGAATGAACAGGAAACTAACCTGATCAATAATTTCATTAAAGACAATGAGTTAAAGATTCAAAAAATACTTCTCACCCATGCCCATATCGACCACGTCTTCGGACTTCAATGGGCTTACGATACATTCAAACTCCCTGTAAATATGCATAAAGACGATCAGGAAGTGCTGGATATGCTTCAGATGAGCGGAATGAGATTTGGAATCAATGTCGATCCCGTAAAGGTTGAAGTTGAGTACATCAATGAAGGTGATGAACTTGACTTTGATGGTGAAAAATTCAAAATATATCATGTTCCGGGACATTCTCCAGGAAGTATTATTTTCCATAACGAAAAGCAAAAATTTATGATTTCCGGAGATGTTTTGTTTGAAGGAAGTATTGGAAGAACAGACCTGTACAAAGGAAATTATGATCAATTAATTAACGGAATTAAAACTAAGCTTTTCGTGCTGGATGATGAAACTCAGGTCTTTTCGGGACATGGAAATCCTACAAGCATTGGTTTTGAGAAACAGTATAATCCATTTTTGAGGTAG
- a CDS encoding TonB-dependent receptor produces the protein MKKKSIFLLAGVATLYFNNAYAQETVQDSTRTATIDQVVITGNSNPKKKIESSTAISTFSAKEIQKQNPISAAALLQRVPGFAVETSGGEVGNNLFARGIPSAGAYEFVQVQEDGLPVFEDGALQFANADNFFRVDNTVNRLEALRGGSGSIFANNSPGGLINFITREGTNDFRGTTKLETSTYGLMRTDVNLGGALVQDKLFFNVGGFYRTDSGIRKTGFNANNGGQIRMNLKYVFDKGYVKVYYKKLDDRNTFFLPIPLIQDGNKLKEFPGFDANYGTYSYRSIGQLNIPQPGGGFFKRNLEDGIHPKVDVVGAEFKYDLGNNFTVLNKTRYTNIDMNYTGIFPAGAPQQSGAFANSNGISGNNYQYSLVSNGAVVNPQYVQKLGFWAIDKQMNNFVNDLQFNYKFDKGNVTAGFYKSNWKSHQYWNWSNILTTASDRPQLLNLVDTSLSPTDIGYSKTYNGVTDMSFLVRDSQIQGSLNDVYLNLDYNITDDLSFNGGIRYSRDYYKGYGVNTTTANLNNSGLTTDGTHSFATTTADDNMSVLGNKYTYWNYDVDKVSFTVASNYKINKENAVYARFSNGFRSPNEESYYNNMTDLSKIKPVQTNQLEIGYKYYTRTFDIGVIPFYSTLKNLSFTDVYSDGTSENKFANTSNIGVELEGYARLFNNLLELSFNGTFQNPKYKDFTGRNGDGTTFDYDGNQVRRIPKFYFNISPAVNITKQWRAYVSYNYYGKRFQDEANSDKNILPSFSEVGAGTSYQLGKIRFAIDGTNIFNTIGITEGDPRSPLTGTGDIRMARPIMGAAVRGSITLDF, from the coding sequence ATGAAAAAAAAATCAATCTTTTTACTCGCAGGTGTCGCTACGCTGTATTTTAATAATGCGTATGCACAGGAAACTGTTCAGGATTCAACAAGAACAGCGACCATTGATCAGGTAGTTATTACGGGGAATTCAAATCCGAAAAAGAAGATAGAATCCAGTACGGCAATATCTACATTTAGTGCAAAAGAAATTCAGAAACAGAACCCAATCAGTGCAGCAGCACTATTGCAGAGGGTACCGGGTTTTGCGGTAGAAACCTCAGGTGGTGAAGTTGGAAATAACCTTTTTGCGAGAGGGATTCCTTCTGCTGGGGCGTATGAATTTGTTCAGGTTCAGGAGGATGGATTACCGGTTTTTGAAGATGGAGCTTTGCAGTTTGCCAATGCGGACAATTTCTTCCGTGTTGATAATACTGTAAACAGATTAGAAGCTTTAAGAGGGGGATCGGGATCTATTTTTGCGAATAATTCTCCGGGAGGACTCATTAACTTTATTACCAGAGAAGGAACAAATGATTTCCGAGGAACGACTAAACTGGAAACAAGTACATATGGATTAATGCGTACGGATGTAAACCTCGGTGGGGCTTTGGTTCAGGATAAATTGTTCTTTAATGTTGGTGGTTTTTACAGAACAGACAGTGGAATAAGAAAAACAGGATTTAATGCCAACAACGGAGGGCAGATCAGAATGAACCTGAAATATGTCTTCGACAAAGGTTATGTAAAAGTGTACTATAAAAAACTGGATGACAGGAATACATTCTTCCTTCCGATTCCTTTAATACAGGATGGAAATAAGCTAAAAGAGTTTCCTGGGTTTGATGCTAATTATGGAACATACAGTTACCGTTCGATAGGACAGCTCAATATTCCACAGCCTGGAGGAGGATTTTTTAAAAGAAATTTAGAAGACGGGATCCATCCTAAAGTTGATGTAGTAGGTGCAGAATTTAAATATGATCTTGGAAACAATTTTACCGTTTTAAACAAAACGAGATATACCAATATCGATATGAATTATACGGGTATCTTCCCTGCCGGAGCACCTCAACAGTCTGGTGCTTTTGCAAACAGCAATGGAATATCCGGAAATAATTATCAGTATTCTTTAGTCAGTAATGGAGCTGTTGTCAATCCGCAATATGTACAAAAGCTGGGATTCTGGGCAATTGATAAGCAGATGAATAATTTTGTAAATGACTTACAGTTCAATTACAAATTTGATAAAGGAAACGTAACGGCTGGTTTTTATAAATCCAACTGGAAATCCCATCAATACTGGAACTGGAGTAACATCTTAACAACGGCTAGCGACAGACCTCAGCTTCTTAATCTGGTAGATACATCATTAAGTCCTACTGATATTGGATATTCTAAAACCTATAATGGAGTTACTGATATGTCTTTCCTTGTCAGAGATTCCCAGATCCAGGGAAGTTTGAATGATGTTTACTTGAATCTGGATTACAATATTACCGATGACTTAAGTTTCAATGGAGGGATTCGCTACAGCCGTGATTACTATAAAGGATATGGGGTAAATACAACCACTGCAAATCTTAATAATTCAGGGTTAACAACAGATGGAACTCATAGTTTTGCAACAACTACAGCAGATGATAATATGTCTGTATTGGGGAATAAATATACCTACTGGAATTATGATGTAGACAAAGTATCTTTCACAGTAGCATCAAATTATAAGATCAATAAAGAGAACGCAGTATACGCCCGTTTTTCCAATGGATTCAGATCTCCTAATGAAGAGTCTTATTATAACAATATGACGGATTTAAGTAAAATAAAGCCTGTACAGACCAACCAATTAGAAATCGGATATAAATATTATACACGTACATTTGATATTGGAGTTATTCCATTTTATTCTACCTTAAAAAATCTTTCATTTACCGATGTGTATTCTGATGGAACCTCAGAAAATAAATTTGCAAATACCTCTAACATTGGTGTAGAGCTTGAAGGATATGCTAGATTATTCAATAATTTATTAGAGCTATCATTCAATGGGACTTTCCAGAATCCTAAATATAAAGATTTTACAGGACGAAATGGAGATGGGACAACATTTGATTATGACGGTAACCAGGTGAGAAGAATACCGAAATTCTATTTTAATATTTCGCCTGCCGTTAATATTACAAAACAATGGAGAGCTTATGTAAGTTATAATTATTATGGAAAGCGTTTCCAGGATGAGGCGAATAGCGATAAAAATATTCTGCCATCATTCAGTGAAGTGGGTGCAGGAACTTCTTATCAGTTAGGAAAAATTCGTTTTGCTATTGATGGAACGAATATCTTCAATACCATTGGTATTACAGAAGGAGATCCTAGATCACCATTAACGGGAACCGGAGATATCAGAATGGCCAGACCGATTATGGGAGCTGCTGTAAGAGGATCGATTACATTGGATTTCTAA